The Mesomycoplasma hyopneumoniae J genome contains the following window.
GTTATATAATTGTATAATTGTATAATTATATAATTAAACAATTAAAACTCTCACAAAATAGGAAAAATAATGTACAGAAAAAAAGCAAAAGCCAAACCAATATTTTTACTTGGGGTTGGTATTTTTTCACTTGTTGTTGCCTCTTGTTCAACTTCAAACTCAAATCCATTTCAAAATTATGTCGATCCAAATCAAAGTCTTCCAAAAAATCAGATAGATAATTTTTTTCTTCAGTATCCTAATTTTCCTGAAGCTATTAAAAATAAAATAAAAGATTCCTTAAATATTTCCTCACAAAATTTTTCAAATTCAGAATATTTGCCCAAACTTTCTCAATTTGTAGAACAATACTCATCAACATTAGTTTTGTTTCAAAAATTCGAGTCTAATTTTAAATCTAAGGCAATTGATAAGTCTTTTAGTGTTAACGAGGAGAAATACAATAATTTAAAAGGTGAAATTGAATCGTTTAATCAAAAAATTCTAAATTCAACTAATTTTGAAACTAAATTGGATGAGTTTTTAACCAAAATAAGCCAATTAAGCGCGGAAATTACTAAAACCAATAACACCCTTAGTCAGGAATTTTCAACTTTTAGCTGATTTAAGACGGTTTTAAAACATGCAAACCTTGTTAATCTTAAAGCCTTAAGTGCGCAAATTAATAACAAAATTACCACTTTATATAAAAATGATAATAAAGAAGAAATTCAAAATTTCACCTCAAATTTACTCATATTGGAAAATATTATTGCGCAAATTAAATCAATAAAAAATGAATATTCAACTGAGAGCAATGAAATTTTCAATAATTTAATCACAAATTTTAATTCAAATATAAATTCTAGTAGCTTAATTAACAATGTCACTGATTCAATTAGAAACTTTAAAAATATCCAAAATAATTTAGAAAAAATTGTTAATAAGTCAGCACAGAAAAACCAAAAACTACAAGAATTAAAGAAATCTGCTATTTTAGATGTTGAGAAAGCCGCTAATTTATCCCAAACAGTTCAAAGTAATTTTAAAGAAAAAATAAATAACTCAATTGCTGAATCACAAATTAGTCAAATTAAAACATTTATTTCAGAATTAGAACATGTTGCACCGCTTCTATCTTCATTGAAAACAGAAAAAACAAGGCTAGAAAATGAGCCTAATTATTTAAATTCTGAAAATAAAACAGAATTAGATGATCTAATGAATTCCTTAAATTTATTAGATCAAGAAAATAAACTTGCATTAAATGATGAAATTTCCACTAATACAAAATATTTTTTATCTAATGTTTTAACAGTCAATGAAAATGTACAGTCAGAATTAGCACGTCTTAATGGTGATGCTCAATTAAAAGAAGCTAAAAAAAGCTTGGAAAATCAATTATTATCGAACAAATTTAGCCCAAATTTTATTTCTAATATTAAAACACTGGCAGATTCAAAAAAATTAGTTTCTGATATTAAGCATATAAGCTCCAATATTTTAAAATTAGCAGATTCTCTTGATTTGTATAGTGTTGAATTGAAAAATTTTCAATCTTTGTTAAACAACTCAAGTACATCTATAACAAACAAGCAAGAACTTGAAGAAAAAAATAACAAAATTAAACAAAAATTAGACCAAGATCACCGACTCAATGGACTTGATAATGAAAATTTGGCCACATTTGTTGATCAATTTGCTAATTTAGTCACTTCATTTTCTCAAACAATTTTAGATTCAAAAACGCAAAATTACCAAATTTTGCAAGAAAAAACACCAGCAAAAATTGTAGAAAATTCATCAGATTTTAAACAACAAGCCCAAAATGCCCTAAAAATTAGTCTTGATGACCAAGGACTAGACAATCATAGTATAAAAAAATATCTTACTTCTGCTTCTTTTAACCTTCAAAATGCAAATCTTTGATTAAAAAAACCACAAAATAATGAAATAAATTTCAAATTATTAGACTTATCACTAGATACTAACAACAGAAATATTTTAGTCCTTAAATATCAGGCGACTTCAATAAAAAACCCTTTACATTCAACAATTTTATCCACCCAACTTTTAATTCCTAATGATAATGTTGACATAAATGCGATAATCTCTTCATTAAAAATAGATCTTCTTGATGACTATTTTGATATTAAGTATACTTCTTTCCTTGATTTTGAAAAAGAAGGGTTTCTCAAGCAAGAAGTAAAAAAATTTATTTTAGAAAATTTTTCCCAAACAAAACAAACAATCGAAAAATTTTTCCATGTTGTATTACCAGAGCAACCTGAATTAACCTTTACCAGTGATAATAAAATATCTTTAAATTTAGATATTAAATTTAATAACCAAGTTATTAAAACAGTCAGTGCTAAATCCAAGAATCAAGTTAATTTTAAACAAAAAGATAACTTGCCAGTAAAAATTGGATATACTCAAAACTTTAAAAACACCAGTTTTTATAATCAAACTTACCTTAGCGATTCTGAATATATTGATTATGATTATACAAGGTCAGATGATTCATCATCTTATTTTTGGGGAATCGAAGAGCCTTATGGGGCTGGCGGACTTGGAAGTTATTGATTTTATAAATATTTATTAAAACCAACTTTAGAAACATTGCAACAAGCCGGGGAGATTCCTAAAAATAAAAAATTTAAAACTTTTGAAAAACACCCAAAAGTTGTAAAAGTTTCAGAAATTGGTTTAGAAAAGCCAACACAACAAGATGAATTAAGTAAGGCTGAGCTTGATAAAATTTTTGATAAAATTTTAAAAGATCAACATTTTTTTACTTACGAAATTCCTGAAAATGCCACAATTTCGTTTTCAACATTTGATGTTGGCAAAGAAAAAAGAAGAGTTTTAACCTCAAGTATTACCCAAAGTATTTCCCTAAAATTATTAATAAAAAATGACAAACACACTAGAGAAGAAATTCTAGAATTTGCGCCTAAAAATTACTTAAAACCAACTTTATCACCGCGTGATAAAGCTGATTTATCGTTAATTGAAGAAATTTTAAGCGATTCTAGTGGTAAAAAATTATTTAAAAACACAATAATTAACGATATTGATTACACCCACGGTCAAATTTCGCTAGCCGGAAAAACGAATTTAGAAATAATAGACTCACTTAACAAGCTTTATACATTTGGTAAAATTGGAAAATTTGAAATTTTTGCAAAAGAAGTTATTTCTACAGACATTTTAAAAGGTGAGGCAAAAATTTTCTTTTGATATAAATTTAACGGCTTAGAATTTCCGCTATTTTTTAAAGGAACTAAACCTATTAGAACTATCAAAACTGAAAAAGCCATTAGTTTTTCAAATTGATTGCCACCTACTTATAGTGATATTAAACCTAAAAATGGTTCTAATTTCACCAGTGAGGATTTTTTACCAATTCCAGAAGAAACAGGTCAAATACCAATAAGGAGCCAAACCTTAAAATCTAATCAGATTCCCAATGATCACAAATCAATAATTGATAATATTAATAGTCGCCACTTTGATTATCGTAGAGTAAGCGCTGAATTTTATAAAAAAGCGCAAAAACACATAAAATATAGACTAATTGACCCTGCTGATATTGTTGAACAAAAAGCGGAATCAAAGTTAAATTATCTACTTCAAATTAGAACTAACAATGACAGTGTTAAAAATAAAGATTTAGATAAGTTTAAAAATGAAGAAGTCAAACTTGAAGATGAAAACAAAAAAACTGAACAAAATAGTGAAAATTTACCAATAATTGTCGAAAAGCAAATATTTTTTAATACCGATCCTGAAGTTAGACTTGATACTTCAAAAATTTTAAAGAATTATTTTGTCTATTATTATGATGTTAAAACCACTGACAAACCAGGGGAAATGACTTTTAAACTTGGTTTTATTAACAAAAATAACACAAAGATCCGCTATAGTTCTAATAAAGTCATAAAATTACAAAACTTAGAAAACGATTATAAAAATAAACTTTATCCTGAAATAATTCTAAATAGAATCAAATATTCTGATTTTGTTCCCAAAAATAATAGATCACTTATAACAAAGGTGTTAAATAACAGCGATTTTCAAAATTTCTTTGAAATCAAAGAACAAGCTCTTAAGTATAATAATTTTAAAATCTCAAGGCAAAATTTGCAATTTCTTGAGACAAAAAAACATAATAATAAATTATATTTCCGTCTAAAATATGTTAATGGACCACATATTGTTGAAGGATCGACTTGATATTTTCTAACAAATATAAATAACCAAAATAATCAAGCCAATATAGATTTGGACACACAAAAGCCATTAGTTACTTTATTTGACTCTGAAAAAGAAGTAACTAGAAGTCGTGAAATTGAACCTTATTATAAAGATTTATTCTGAAATTACAATAATTCTACAAAAACAGCTAAATGAATATTAAAAGAAAAATATTTTTCTCAAACATTTTTAAAGAATAATCCTAAAAACCGGAAAATAAAACTACAATTATTTGCAAATGCTTTAGTTCAAAACACCCAAAGACTTACCCGAATTAGTGGCGGAGTTGACTTAATCAAAAACAAACCAATTAAAGGCGGTTATGACTTTATTTTTGACTTTGAAAAATTAGTAAAAGGCCAAACAATAGCAATTACTGAAAAAACCAAAAATGTATTTTTTGAAGATGCAAGGAAAAAATTTGAGGACTTTAGCTTTACTTTAAGTGCTCAATATAACAAAAATCAAGGGATTGAATTTAAACTATGACTAAATAATCCAAATCTTGGTTTAATAGTCGATAATGTTTTCAATCATGTTGAAAAAGGTCTTGCCTTTTATAATAGCCCAAAATTTGACACTTTTGATCCAAAAAAAGCCTTTATTTTACATAATGCCGGAGCAAGAGTTCATATTGAATACACAAACTCGCTTGAAAATGAAGATTTTGGTTCTAAAACAAATCAATTTGATTATAAAAATATTGACTACACTAATGAAGAGCAGCCAATTTCATTTTTTACCAGTTCAGATGTTTACAATTTAGAAAAATATAATCCAAACCAAAATGTTCCTTATAAATTACATGAAGGATATTTACAAGATTTAGACTTTTTACATACATCTTGGGATACTAACAAATTCCCACTGGCAAAAAATTTATTAGCTAGAACCTTTGGCTTTTCTTTTGGAAGCGCAACTATGCTTGCAAAAGTAAATGATGATCCAAATGATGGTAAATTTTACATAATCACAAATAATCATGTCGAAGGTGGTGGAAATTTTGATTTAAATTCTCTTTTTGGTAAAGATTTAACTAAATTTTTATTAAATACTCGTTACATGGCTATTGGAAGTAAATATTATTCTAATTCAATTCAAGGCGGTTATAGCTATTGAGGTGGACAAAATAGTGTCAAAAAAGTTCCTACTTGATTAGTTTGAACCGGTACTAAGCAGCCGGATGTAAATCAAAAAAATCCAAAATTTGTTGACATATCTGTTTTAATAGTTGATATTAAACCTTTAATTCAAGCAGCTTATGAAAGTGGTGAGTTCAAAAAAGCAGCCTGATTATTAAATTGATATAAATTACCTAACTTAAAATTAAATTCAAATGGTCAATCGGATTTAACATTTTTTGGTCAAAATGTTAAACATTTTGGAATGAATGGATTTCCTTATGCAAAACAAAGTGGTTATATAATAAATAGGGCTAATTCAGATCAACAAACTGTTTATATTTTAAATCAAAAAGGTTATACTCCAACATATTTTAATGCTGGTAATTCCGGAACTGGAGTATTAGGGCTAAATGATGAGTATATATCAACGATTAATTCAGGTTCGCCGCTTACATCTTTACAAAGTTGGAATTATTCAACAGCAAGTCATAATTATTTTGGAATAAATTGACAAAATGAAAAACCTCTTGAACTAAAAAATAAATTTAGTTTATCATCGATGATAATGAGACTTAATGCTCAAAATCCGCGTGAATATAATCTTCCCTGGTTTTTCAAGGATTTTGAAAAATAAAATAATTTTAAAGTCTAAAAAATTAGTTTATTAATTTAGTCTATTTATTTAAATTTTTCTATTTTTGCTGATTTTATTGCCATTAAAACTAAAAAATTCAAAAATTAATTTAGTCTAGAAAGTCATAAAAATTTGAAAAAAAATACTAAAAAAAGAGTAAAATTTACTTTTAAAAGATAAAATTAAGTAAATTTTACTTCCCAAATTAAAAATATCTGTGTGTTGCTTTTATATTTTGAATTTGGGAATATATAATTAATAAATGTATAATTGTATATTTTTTTATTGATTTTTCAAAGAAAAAAATTATTCTGCTTTTTTTGAATTATTTAAAATAGTTTTTCGAGCATTTTCAGGTAAAGATTTGCCATATTCAAAATAATGACCAATTTCTTTAAATGCGTTTTTACTTATTTTTAATTTTGCAAAATCTTCCGGCTCAAGACTTAATTTTATTGGCTGATTTTTCTCAATTTTTTCAACAAAATCAGGATCAGGCACAAAGGCTGAAGAAATTCCGATAAAATCAGCAAATTGAATAGCTTTAACTGATTTTTCTAAGGAATTTATTGAACCACTAGCAATAACAGGGATTTTTCCTTGCAATTTTTCATAAACTACATCAGAAATTAAACGGTTAAAATTATTTGATTTTGACCGAACTTTGTCACGAAAAACGTCAAAACCTCAACCGGCAATTGCAAGGTAAGAAATTTTTATCCCCCTTTTTTCAATTAAATCTAAGAAATCTAGGAAATTTTCGACTGTATAACCTAAATTATCGCCTCTTCGTTCCTCAGGTGTTGCCCGGTAACCTAGCAAAAAATTAGGATTTTTTGATTTTAAAATAGTTTTTTGTACTTTTTCTAATATTTCTAGCAAAAACCGAGATCTATTTTCAATATTTTGACAGCCATATTTATCATTTCTCTTGTTAGTATAATTTGAGAAAAATTCTTGAGGTAATAATTTTTGGGCCGAAGAAATTTCAACTCCATCAAAACCTGCCTTAATTGCCCTTAGACAAGCATCTGCATATTGTCTAACAATGGTTTTAATTTGCTTTTGTCTAAGACGATAAACCTTGTATTTTACAGGATAATTTCGCTTTTCAGCACTAGGTCCATAGCAAAAACCATCTTTTTCAATTTTTGAAACAGAGTGAGAACCAGCATGAATTAATTGCAAAATTGCGATACTTCCTTTTGATTTTATTGCCTTTGC
Protein-coding sequences here:
- a CDS encoding MGA_1079 family surface serine endopeptidase, producing MYRKKAKAKPIFLLGVGIFSLVVASCSTSNSNPFQNYVDPNQSLPKNQIDNFFLQYPNFPEAIKNKIKDSLNISSQNFSNSEYLPKLSQFVEQYSSTLVLFQKFESNFKSKAIDKSFSVNEEKYNNLKGEIESFNQKILNSTNFETKLDEFLTKISQLSAEITKTNNTLSQEFSTFSWFKTVLKHANLVNLKALSAQINNKITTLYKNDNKEEIQNFTSNLLILENIIAQIKSIKNEYSTESNEIFNNLITNFNSNINSSSLINNVTDSIRNFKNIQNNLEKIVNKSAQKNQKLQELKKSAILDVEKAANLSQTVQSNFKEKINNSIAESQISQIKTFISELEHVAPLLSSLKTEKTRLENEPNYLNSENKTELDDLMNSLNLLDQENKLALNDEISTNTKYFLSNVLTVNENVQSELARLNGDAQLKEAKKSLENQLLSNKFSPNFISNIKTLADSKKLVSDIKHISSNILKLADSLDLYSVELKNFQSLLNNSSTSITNKQELEEKNNKIKQKLDQDHRLNGLDNENLATFVDQFANLVTSFSQTILDSKTQNYQILQEKTPAKIVENSSDFKQQAQNALKISLDDQGLDNHSIKKYLTSASFNLQNANLWLKKPQNNEINFKLLDLSLDTNNRNILVLKYQATSIKNPLHSTILSTQLLIPNDNVDINAIISSLKIDLLDDYFDIKYTSFLDFEKEGFLKQEVKKFILENFSQTKQTIEKFFHVVLPEQPELTFTSDNKISLNLDIKFNNQVIKTVSAKSKNQVNFKQKDNLPVKIGYTQNFKNTSFYNQTYLSDSEYIDYDYTRSDDSSSYFWGIEEPYGAGGLGSYWFYKYLLKPTLETLQQAGEIPKNKKFKTFEKHPKVVKVSEIGLEKPTQQDELSKAELDKIFDKILKDQHFFTYEIPENATISFSTFDVGKEKRRVLTSSITQSISLKLLIKNDKHTREEILEFAPKNYLKPTLSPRDKADLSLIEEILSDSSGKKLFKNTIINDIDYTHGQISLAGKTNLEIIDSLNKLYTFGKIGKFEIFAKEVISTDILKGEAKIFFWYKFNGLEFPLFFKGTKPIRTIKTEKAISFSNWLPPTYSDIKPKNGSNFTSEDFLPIPEETGQIPIRSQTLKSNQIPNDHKSIIDNINSRHFDYRRVSAEFYKKAQKHIKYRLIDPADIVEQKAESKLNYLLQIRTNNDSVKNKDLDKFKNEEVKLEDENKKTEQNSENLPIIVEKQIFFNTDPEVRLDTSKILKNYFVYYYDVKTTDKPGEMTFKLGFINKNNTKIRYSSNKVIKLQNLENDYKNKLYPEIILNRIKYSDFVPKNNRSLITKVLNNSDFQNFFEIKEQALKYNNFKISRQNLQFLETKKHNNKLYFRLKYVNGPHIVEGSTWYFLTNINNQNNQANIDLDTQKPLVTLFDSEKEVTRSREIEPYYKDLFWNYNNSTKTAKWILKEKYFSQTFLKNNPKNRKIKLQLFANALVQNTQRLTRISGGVDLIKNKPIKGGYDFIFDFEKLVKGQTIAITEKTKNVFFEDARKKFEDFSFTLSAQYNKNQGIEFKLWLNNPNLGLIVDNVFNHVEKGLAFYNSPKFDTFDPKKAFILHNAGARVHIEYTNSLENEDFGSKTNQFDYKNIDYTNEEQPISFFTSSDVYNLEKYNPNQNVPYKLHEGYLQDLDFLHTSWDTNKFPLAKNLLARTFGFSFGSATMLAKVNDDPNDGKFYIITNNHVEGGGNFDLNSLFGKDLTKFLLNTRYMAIGSKYYSNSIQGGYSYWGGQNSVKKVPTWLVWTGTKQPDVNQKNPKFVDISVLIVDIKPLIQAAYESGEFKKAAWLLNWYKLPNLKLNSNGQSDLTFFGQNVKHFGMNGFPYAKQSGYIINRANSDQQTVYILNQKGYTPTYFNAGNSGTGVLGLNDEYISTINSGSPLTSLQSWNYSTASHNYFGINWQNEKPLELKNKFSLSSMIMRLNAQNPREYNLPWFFKDFEK
- a CDS encoding NADH-dependent flavin oxidoreductase, translated to MKNKLFKPYQIGNFTLKNRFVFSPINLNLSEMGQVCQADLDFFSARAHSAPMTITGGVYICKSGSLFKYGHSIENDCDIEGLAKLAKAIKSKGSIAILQLIHAGSHSVSKIEKDGFCYGPSAEKRNYPVKYKVYRLRQKQIKTIVRQYADACLRAIKAGFDGVEISSAQKLLPQEFFSNYTNKRNDKYGCQNIENRSRFLLEILEKVQKTILKSKNPNFLLGYRATPEERRGDNLGYTVENFLDFLDLIEKRGIKISYLAIAGWGFDVFRDKVRSKSNNFNRLISDVVYEKLQGKIPVIASGSINSLEKSVKAIQFADFIGISSAFVPDPDFVEKIEKNQPIKLSLEPEDFAKLKISKNAFKEIGHYFEYGKSLPENARKTILNNSKKAE